In Streptomyces hawaiiensis, one genomic interval encodes:
- a CDS encoding carbonic anhydrase, with protein sequence MNTDSAAHRGAGREPHPFAGARPTAGGTVRRTLLRTALTGAAALGASLGAARPATAATPIRDTQPRPGTPGEALRELAAGNRRWRACRERHPHEDPTLRRTLATGQHPFAVVLGCIDSRVPPELVFDQGLGDLMTVRTAGEVLDEAVLGSVAYGVLELGIPLVVVLGHQSCGAVRAAVEAEQSGTTLPAHMQYLVDQIGPAIDHDKDGDARIDATVSANVRVVRSRLAAEPELAARIGTGKLAIVGARYELTTQAVHRLA encoded by the coding sequence GTGAACACAGATTCCGCTGCCCACAGAGGCGCCGGCCGTGAACCGCACCCGTTCGCCGGTGCACGGCCCACCGCCGGCGGTACCGTCCGCCGCACCCTTCTGCGCACCGCCCTGACCGGGGCCGCAGCGCTCGGCGCGAGCCTCGGCGCCGCCCGGCCGGCCACCGCCGCCACGCCGATCCGGGACACACAACCGCGGCCCGGCACCCCCGGCGAAGCCTTGCGGGAACTGGCCGCGGGCAACCGCCGCTGGCGCGCCTGCCGGGAACGCCACCCGCACGAAGACCCCACCTTGCGCCGGACGTTGGCCACCGGCCAGCACCCCTTCGCGGTCGTGCTCGGCTGCATCGACTCGCGCGTGCCCCCGGAGCTCGTCTTCGACCAGGGCCTGGGCGACCTGATGACCGTGCGCACCGCCGGTGAGGTGCTGGACGAGGCCGTCCTCGGCAGCGTCGCCTACGGCGTCCTGGAACTGGGTATACCCCTGGTCGTCGTCCTCGGACACCAGTCGTGCGGCGCGGTCCGTGCCGCCGTCGAGGCGGAGCAGTCCGGAACCACGCTGCCCGCCCACATGCAGTACCTCGTCGATCAGATAGGCCCGGCCATCGACCACGACAAGGACGGGGACGCCCGGATCGACGCGACCGTGAGCGCCAACGTCCGGGTCGTACGCTCCCGGCTGGCCGCGGAACCCGAACTGGCCGCCAGGATCGGCACCGGCAAGCTGGCGATCGTCGGTGCCCGCTACGAACTGACCACCCAGGCGGTCCACCGCCTGGCCTGA
- a CDS encoding Tat pathway signal sequence domain protein — MTGRQGPAPSRRSLIGAGLGISAAGLTAAGSGQAFAAGSAGARPASAQARGHAFLAAAMDAYPGHGSIRLTQSYTDQAGLFSTAFTYDNALAILAHLATRTPAGLTRAKTLGDALLYAQGHDPAYDDGRLRQAYNVGPYTFYDGSLQPDGFVRADGTANVGTQFGFTGTAVGDMAWAGIALSALARRTGARRFLGGAVRIGEWIERTGRTDEPLGGFKFGVDGANQKLPFTSTEHNTDLVCLFGRLARLTGDRAWQERRGRAEAFVRRMWEPSGGFFYTGTNDGVTVNTSPVPEDTQTWTHLALGSRRHSRSLDWAAAELAVLDHSGRVNSTVPAGQSYEGVTFSSASLLANEDAPIAAGQPKPDRSGVWFEGTAHLALALRDRGARGDEARARRLIASTEKAQDLLGGGQTVGGTPLPERCGVVSASSPLDTGFGFGYYSYRHTGATAWYLMAAARYNPLRV, encoded by the coding sequence ATGACTGGCAGACAAGGCCCGGCGCCCAGCCGGCGTTCGCTCATCGGTGCCGGACTCGGCATCAGCGCCGCGGGGCTCACCGCCGCCGGTTCGGGGCAGGCCTTCGCGGCCGGTTCCGCCGGTGCGCGCCCCGCCTCGGCCCAGGCCCGGGGGCACGCCTTCCTCGCCGCCGCCATGGACGCCTACCCCGGCCACGGCAGCATCCGCCTGACGCAGAGCTACACCGACCAGGCGGGCCTGTTCAGCACCGCGTTCACCTACGACAACGCCCTCGCGATCCTGGCCCACCTGGCGACCCGGACCCCGGCCGGCCTGACCAGGGCCAAGACGCTGGGCGACGCGCTGCTCTACGCCCAGGGCCACGACCCGGCGTACGACGACGGCAGGCTCCGGCAGGCCTACAACGTCGGGCCGTACACCTTCTACGACGGCTCGCTCCAGCCCGACGGCTTCGTACGGGCGGACGGCACCGCCAACGTCGGGACGCAGTTCGGCTTCACCGGCACGGCCGTGGGCGACATGGCCTGGGCGGGCATCGCGCTGAGCGCCCTCGCCCGGCGCACCGGGGCACGCCGCTTCCTCGGCGGTGCCGTGCGGATCGGCGAGTGGATCGAGCGGACCGGCCGGACCGACGAGCCCCTGGGCGGCTTCAAGTTCGGCGTCGACGGGGCGAACCAGAAGCTGCCGTTCACCTCGACCGAGCACAACACCGACCTGGTCTGCCTGTTCGGCCGGCTCGCCCGGCTCACCGGCGACCGGGCGTGGCAGGAGCGGCGTGGGCGGGCCGAGGCCTTCGTGCGGCGGATGTGGGAGCCGTCCGGCGGCTTCTTCTACACCGGCACCAACGACGGTGTCACGGTCAACACGTCCCCGGTCCCGGAGGACACCCAGACCTGGACGCACCTCGCGCTCGGCTCGCGCCGCCACTCCCGTTCGCTGGACTGGGCCGCGGCCGAGCTGGCCGTCCTGGACCACTCCGGCCGCGTCAACAGCACGGTGCCCGCGGGACAGTCGTACGAGGGTGTCACCTTCAGCTCGGCGAGCCTCCTCGCGAACGAGGACGCCCCGATCGCGGCCGGCCAGCCCAAGCCCGACCGCAGCGGCGTGTGGTTCGAGGGGACGGCTCACCTCGCGCTCGCCCTGCGCGACCGGGGGGCGCGGGGCGACGAGGCCCGCGCCCGGCGTCTGATCGCGTCCACCGAGAAGGCCCAGGATCTGCTGGGCGGCGGCCAGACCGTCGGTGGGACGCCGCTGCCCGAGCGCTGCGGGGTGGTGTCCGCGAGCAGTCCGCTGGACACCGGATTCGGCTTCGGCTACTACTCGTACCGGCACACGGGGGCGACCGCCTGGTACCTGATGGCGGCGGCGCGGTACAACCCGCTGCGGGTGTGA